One Anastrepha obliqua isolate idAnaObli1 chromosome 6, idAnaObli1_1.0, whole genome shotgun sequence DNA window includes the following coding sequences:
- the LOC129250213 gene encoding uncharacterized protein LOC129250213: MDELIEILIELEGEPFLNVFIESGLTTESLKLLKPSHLDTLIDTSQFGPRVIFEHNLLNWQAQQGIKTQAIHTEACALLANEYRGEESFEAILSKSAGGSQILKYYAQKKCLTPKYRKLLAATVANYFISAEVHPNRKTFEAFANKIVDLFTSESKV, translated from the exons ATGGAtgaattaatagaaattttaattgagttGGAAGGCGAACCGTTTTTGAACGTGTTTATTG AAAGCGGTCTAACTACGGAATCATTGAAGCTCCTAAAGCCAAGCCATTTGGATACATTGATCGACACATCGCAGTTTGGACCAAGGGTAATTTTTGAGCATAATCTGCTCAATTGGCAAGCGCAACag GGAATAAAAACACAAGCCATTCACACTGAGGCATGCGCTTTATTGGCAAATGAATATCGTGGCgag GAATCTTTTGAAGCAATACTCAGTAAGTCGGCGGGTGGATCACAAATCCTGAAATACTATGCGCAAAAAAAGTGTCTCACTCCAAAGTATAGGAAACTTCTAGCTGCAAcagttgcaaattattttatttctgctgaAGTACATCCAAACCGTAAAACATTTGAAGCTTTCGCCAATAAAATTGTGGATTTATTTACAAGTGAATCTAAAGTCTGA